The genomic interval CGTCAGTTACTTTAAGGGGAGTCAGGTTAAACTGTTTGATAATCTGTATCGCTGTTATAAACTGAGGAAAATCAAAAGGTTTGCTAATGTAGCAATTGGCATTGGCATGATGGGTACGCAGAATATCTTCTTCTGATACAGAGGTAGTAAGCACAATTACAGGAATATGTTTCAAGCCTTCATCTTTGCGCATGGTTTCCAGAACTTCGAAGCCATTTTTCTTAGGCAAGTTTAAATCAAGAAGCA from Rhodocytophaga rosea carries:
- a CDS encoding response regulator; protein product: MPKKNGFEVLETMRKDEGLKHIPVIVLTTSVSEEDILRTHHANANCYISKPFDFPQFITAIQIIKQFNLTPLKVTDDI